Part of the Bacillus sp. N1-1 genome, ATTGCTTAGAGAAGAGCCCGTTTCTAATACAGGTAACGTCCTTGTGATCAATGATGACCTATACCCAGCGCATCATTTTCTTCTCTTCACTGCTCTTTAATGCAAGCTCAATTACTTTAATAACGTTAAGCGCTTCTTCAGCAGTGACCGGTGGCGAACTATTTTCTTTCAGTGCCTGATAAACTTCCTTGTAGTACGTTTGATAAGATCCAGGTAAGGTCTTCACAACGTGATCACCTTCTTCATTCGAAAGCACACCGAACTGCTCTCGCGCTTCTTCTCCCCAACCTGCGTCCCCGGGAACTCTTCCCGCTATCAACGCTTTCTCTTGAGGATCAATGCCCCATTTTAAGAATGAGCCCTTAATTCCATGAATTTGATAACGCGGCCCATGTTTATTTACGAGAGAGCCACCATGAAGAATCACTCTCTTTTTTCCATAATGCAGAATAAGATGAAAGTAGTCATCTGTTTTGCCTTCTTCGCGCTGGGCCATGATATCCGCATAAACGCCGTCCGGTTTCCCAAAGAGGGTGAGCGCCTGGTCAATTAAATGGGAACCGAGGTCAAATAGGATGCCAGAACCTTTCTTGTCTTGTTCTCGCCAGCGATCACGTACCTCCGCACGATAGCGATCATAATGAGCCTCGTAAGTGGTGACCGACCCAAGCTGCTCTTCCTTTACGAGCTGCTGAATAGTGAGAAAATCACTATCGTAGCGTCTGTTATGGTACACGCTTAACAAACGGTCATTTTCTTCTGCAACCGCAATGAGGCGCTCCCCTTCTTCTACACTAACAGTGAATGGCTTTTCAAGAACAACATGCTTTCCTGCTTCAAGAGCCTGTTTGGCCATTGGAAAATGAAACTCATTCGGTGTCGTAATAATGACCAGCTCGATTTCCTCATCGGTTAACAACTCCTCCATAGACGACACAACATTCATTTCTGGAAATGAACGATGGACCTTGTCTGCATTCGAAGAAACGACTGTTGAAATCGTTAATCCCTCTACCGCTTCAATGACTGGTGCATGAAACGTTGCCCCTGAAAATCCA contains:
- a CDS encoding oxidoreductase; its protein translation is MREVKVGLVGFGFSGATFHAPVIEAVEGLTISTVVSSNADKVHRSFPEMNVVSSMEELLTDEEIELVIITTPNEFHFPMAKQALEAGKHVVLEKPFTVSVEEGERLIAVAEENDRLLSVYHNRRYDSDFLTIQQLVKEEQLGSVTTYEAHYDRYRAEVRDRWREQDKKGSGILFDLGSHLIDQALTLFGKPDGVYADIMAQREEGKTDDYFHLILHYGKKRVILHGGSLVNKHGPRYQIHGIKGSFLKWGIDPQEKALIAGRVPGDAGWGEEAREQFGVLSNEEGDHVVKTLPGSYQTYYKEVYQALKENSSPPVTAEEALNVIKVIELALKSSEEKKMMRWV